Below is a genomic region from Falco naumanni isolate bFalNau1 chromosome 2, bFalNau1.pat, whole genome shotgun sequence.
ATTTGTAAACgtaatgacaattttttttaaaaaaattgatttttgtaAGCAGCTCATAAGAATATCTCAATGTGTGCAAGTAAAATGAATAGCTACACTGAAGGTGTAATCCCACTGCATCAACAGCTTGATGATGTAGTTTCAGGTAAAGATAATGTGAATGTCTCACCTATTCCTCAATGTTAACATGCAGCTTTAAAAACCACCATAAGAAACACTTTATTACTCCTGTACCTGTAGTTTCTTTTATCTTGGGGATCCGATGACATCCTTCTCTCAGAGTGCCGAACAGTGGTTCAGCATTAATTCCTGAATGCACGACAGGCACCGTCATTCTGTGACACACGGCTTCAGGCTGCTGGTGCAGGTCTTTGTATGTTGTTCCATGGTTTGGAAGAATGGCAGCTCTTTCATCTGCTGGAATATAGGCAATGCCTTTCATTGATGGGTCAGAGATAATGTGCTTAACATCAGAGGTACAAAGAGGAGATTCAACAGGGGTAGCACATGTGCTACTGCCTGTGCTGCATCCTGCATCCACTGAAGAGCACTGAGAGCTTTGCAGCGAGAAATGGCCTTCACTTTGCAGAGATGACATGCGCTTAGCCAAGTGATATTCACAAAGTCTAGCCACACTCTGCTCAGCTTCTGGAAGCTTTGAAGGATGGTCATCTGCAGATAAATCGGTATCTTCTGTGTCGTTTAGGTCTTTGGCTGAAGACACGGGAGTCATATCTGACAGAAAGTTTTCACCTTGGCTAAGCCCCGAGGTATCATCCTGATCTACCTCAGGATCCACTTCATCCTTACAGTCAGCTTCTGTTTTACCAAGGACAGGAACTCTTGGAAAATTCTTCCCATTCACTGTTTCTGGGCTTGGCTTATCTGCTGCCCCATCATCAGCAGCATACCATCTTTGGCGAAAGGCAGTTCTCTCCACGTTAAAAGTGCTTAGGCGTTGACTGTCTCTTGCTGAAAGAGTTCCAAATTTAGCTTTTAGATCTTCATCAGTCTCTGCTTTTTTAGTTCCCTGTTGCTTTTTCACAGTAGCACTGCCATCAGAGGGTGCTTTTACTTCGCTGTCTGtcatcttatttttccttttactagTGCAAGAATATACCAAGGATCCCATGTGCAATTTGCTAAAATAATCAGTGACAGATTTTGTTTCCATGGTCTCTGGCTCCATTTCCATGTTATCTGAATGAAGAATCTGCTTTGAAGGCACAACTTTTGACTGTAGCTCTGCAGCCTGACGGCCAGCCAAAGGCTGTGAGGGCTTCATGCCTGGCCCTCCAGCCTGATTCTTAGTGATGGGAAATTCAGTCTGCTCTTCCACAAGGGGTTGGTACCCTTCACTTGTGGTCAAAAACATACGTGCAGTGTTTTCTGACTGTTTCTGTGCCGCGGCTAATTCAGAGCTTTCAGTCATTTCAGAGGAATTTGTTTCATTGCCAGAATCTGAAGATGACTCAGGGCTATATGCTCGCAGGATAGCTACACCTGCAagccacaaaaaataaaaagtcaattAAATGACAGCAGCTGAAACACCTGGATAAGTGACAAGCAAAGGGGTTGTGTTAgagacaaaaatattctttgcaaaaatactcTGACCTTATTGCACGGTTCCCGGGACAGGTAGTTTAATAACATAATGGTAGTTCCATTAAATAATATGGAATATGATATATGATGTACGCAAAATgatggggggggaaaaaaaaaaaaaggaaaaaaaaccccaaaacaccaaccCTCATGAAATGGAGTATTTCCAAGGCTAAATGGATGAGATGGAATGATTTTCAATGAATAAATGTAACTATGGTGAAAGAACCTGAATTGTCATTCGTCTGCTGTTCCTCTGAAGCAGCCAAAGCTTCTAGTGCTTGAAGTGTAGAGACTACAGCATCATCTAGCCCCTTCTCACACTTCCCCTCTGTATTAGTAGGAACAGCATCGATAAGTGACACTGGAATGTCATCGTTGCCTAGATTACTGGCTTGTTCCTTGTTGTCTCTAGGCTGCGTTGCTTGATTCTGAGAGTCTTCCTCATCGGAACTGTCCCTGAAGCCAGGTGGAGGCGCAGCAATGGCCATGTTTAGAGTATGCAATAGGAAATCATCTTCATTATCATCACCTTCTGGAGGTGGAAGTGAAGTCAAATCAATAATGTCATCACTAGAACCAGAAAGGCTGAGAAGAGCAGGCCTGTTAATTTCTCCTACTACAATGTCTTCTTCACAGCTTACTTCATCTTCATCTTCAGCatcatctgtgttttctgcataACAAATATCATGCAGCAAAGGCTCTTCTatcccttctgcagctccaaATATTTTACCGTCATTTATAGTTGCATAAACAGAATTTGTAGCAAACTGAATGCTTTCAGCATCTGGTGACAACTCCAGGCCTTTAATGTCATTGGCATTACTAATATAAATGGCTCTTTGTTTTTCTAGTACTTCTGGACTTTCATCTAAAAGCCTTTCATAGCCAAGAGTCTGGGGGTTGATACCATCCAAGTTGTGATCTCCAAATATAAAGGAAACTTTTGCTCCCCTGGGGGAATCCTGTGCTTTCTTACTAGATTCCAAACCTGAGAGTGACAGTAGTGAAGGCTGATTAAAATTTcggctttcttctgcttcagttGGGTCACTTTGCTTGGCCAGATGCTGATCAAATCCACCTGAATTATAAGTATTTTCTATGTACAGATGTCTGTGTTCTTTTTGACATAACAGACTTTCAGAAACATCTACAGTCTTCTGTTTTGGATCAGCAAAGGACATTTGAGTCTCCTGATCTCCTTCAGCCAGGAAAGTGGTAGTTTTTGGTATACAATTCCACTCAGAAGCAAGAAGGTTATGCTTCCCTCTATTTTCAGGTCCTATAACATGGTGAAATAGAATTGGCATTGTGAAATCAAAGAGCAAAGtcatgtaatttttaaacagttgtTAATGCTCAGTAATAAACACTCTGAATAGGACAGCTGAGCCATCAAAcacttcagcaaagcactttcAAACTCACCCCTGCTCTAAGTTAAATACCTGTTGATTTAACAACCTAAAGTTTGACTGGTACTTTTGTACTTTAGCACAAAACTAAACCTCAGCTAGGTACAAATCCTTTTCCAGGAACAGTAAGACAAAACCAAATCCCCAATCAGTTTCTCCAACACCATCTGTATTCTTATAAAAGATtaatgcatataaaataataacacTCATGGGGAATATGCATTTGTTTCATTAtagtatgaaataaaatcatcagGTTGTTTATTTTACCATTAAGATGCTAAAATAGGCTGAATATTAGAACATTATAAAGCTGAACCGATATACTGTGGCGCTAGGTCTGAGCTAGCAATCAGATCTCACTTGGCACAGCCTTGAATCTGGAGGTGCACTGGCtcaagctgcttctgctttaaaCGTTGGAGTGTTGTTAACATACTGTGCAACGAATACCTGTTTCTCGGCtccctgtatttttcttgttggCCATGTTAAATATTGAGCGCCTTGAGTCAACCAGTAGTCTGTAGTATCCAGCTGTTAGGCAAGCAAGATTCATTGCATCTGATGACTCCATCAGTAGAGTAATAGGCTAAGAAGAATACAACCAAGTCTTGGTTAAGGCTGTCCCTCCTCAATCTGTTTACCTGCTGACCATACTACTACATGGAAGCAAAAGGAATTACATCATAAACACCACATTGAAAAATACACACCAGAACTTATTTTCCTGACTACCAATATCAAAATGTATCAAACATTTATAAAACACTGGAGTTACAGTAAGGTAGAAGTCCAGCTGGATGTTTTACCTGCTGATTTTGCTCTCTTTCTGAATGAAGATAACCATTTTAAGACTCTTGCTCCATCTTTTTCTTGCATAGATTTATTATTCTCACCAAAGCACTGTTTACTGTTACTCCGAAACTGCCAAGGGCTAAGAACCTGGTACATTAGGCATTAGAGTCTGGTAGTAGTATGAGAatctgcagcttcccagaaaGTCAGGTGCCTCAGGCACATGTAAAGAAGCAAGGTGCAGGAAGCAAACAGTCAAGGGGAGTTCAGgttcagaaaatacagtagtGAGGTTAAAGGTATCATTACATGGCAGTGACAATGACTATTACAATGACAGCTTAAaagatttctgtgtttgtggCCTGGCATTACTGAAAagacaggtgaaaaaaaaataggcagaaaaacagagacaaaGAGAACGGAGAAGGATACTCAGAAGGGAgatcagcaaagaaaacaaactcaaagCACTTAGAAAAAGAAGTCAGACCTAAGAAAAATGAGGGACCTCAGAGCTTTGAAAAACTATGGCTGCCAGGCTAGCAAGCATCAAACCTGAGACATTAATGTGAAACATACTTTCTTtaactc
It encodes:
- the FRMPD4 gene encoding FERM and PDZ domain-containing protein 4 isoform X3 produces the protein MDVFSFVKIGKLSGHRNKSSGWPHPSGTWSLNQGTPYGWEMTANRDGRDYFINHMTQSATFEDPRIESCQITPPAPRKVEMRRDPVLGFGFVAGSEKPVVVRSVTPGGPSEGKLIPGDQIIMINDEPVSSAPRERVIDLVRSCKESILLTVVQPYPSPKSAFISAAKKARLKSNPVKVRFSEEVIINGQVSETVKDNSLLFMPNVLKVYLENGQTKSFRFDCSTSIKDVILTLQEKLSIKCIEHFSLMLEQRIEGSGTKLLLLHEQETLTQVTQRPSSHKMRCLFRISFVPKDPIDLLRRDPVAFEYLYVQSCNDVVQERFGPELKYDIALRLAALQMYIATVTTKQTQKISLKYIEKEWGLETFLPSAVLQSMKEKNIKKALSHLVKANQNLVPPGKKLSALQAKVHYLKFLSDLRLYGGRVFKATLVQGEKHSEVTLLVGPRYGISHVINTKTNLVALLADFSHVNRIEMFTEDESNVRVELHVLDVKPITLLMESSDAMNLACLTAGYYRLLVDSRRSIFNMANKKNTGSRETGPENRGKHNLLASEWNCIPKTTTFLAEGDQETQMSFADPKQKTVDVSESLLCQKEHRHLYIENTYNSGGFDQHLAKQSDPTEAEESRNFNQPSLLSLSGLESSKKAQDSPRGAKVSFIFGDHNLDGINPQTLGYERLLDESPEVLEKQRAIYISNANDIKGLELSPDAESIQFATNSVYATINDGKIFGAAEGIEEPLLHDICYAENTDDAEDEDEVSCEEDIVVGEINRPALLSLSGSSDDIIDLTSLPPPEGDDNEDDFLLHTLNMAIAAPPPGFRDSSDEEDSQNQATQPRDNKEQASNLGNDDIPVSLIDAVPTNTEGKCEKGLDDAVVSTLQALEALAASEEQQTNDNSGVAILRAYSPESSSDSGNETNSSEMTESSELAAAQKQSENTARMFLTTSEGYQPLVEEQTEFPITKNQAGGPGMKPSQPLAGRQAAELQSKVVPSKQILHSDNMEMEPETMETKSVTDYFSKLHMGSLVYSCTSKRKNKMTDSEVKAPSDGSATVKKQQGTKKAETDEDLKAKFGTLSARDSQRLSTFNVERTAFRQRWYAADDGAADKPSPETVNGKNFPRVPVLGKTEADCKDEVDPEVDQDDTSGLSQGENFLSDMTPVSSAKDLNDTEDTDLSADDHPSKLPEAEQSVARLCEYHLAKRMSSLQSEGHFSLQSSQCSSVDAGCSTGSSTCATPVESPLCTSDVKHIISDPSMKGIAYIPADERAAILPNHGTTYKDLHQQPEAVCHRMTVPVVHSGINAEPLFGTLREGCHRIPKIKETTV
- the FRMPD4 gene encoding FERM and PDZ domain-containing protein 4 isoform X2, which gives rise to MDVFSFVKIGKLSGHRNKSSGWPHPSGTWSLNQGTPYGWEMTANRDGRDYFINHMTQSATFEDPRIESCQITPPAPRKVEMRRDPVLGFGFVAGSEKPVVVRSVTPGGPSEGKLIPGDQIIMINDEPVSSAPRERVIDLVRSCKESILLTVVQPYPSPKSAFISAAKKARLKSNPVKVRFSEEVIINGQVSETVKDNSLLFMPNVLKVYLENGQTKSFRFDCSTSIKDVILTLQEKLSIKCIEHFSLMLEQRIEGSGTKLLLLHEQETLTQVTQRPSSHKMRCLFRISFVPKDPIDLLRRDPVAFEYLYVQSCNDVVQERFGPELKYDIALRLAALQMYIATVTTKQTQKISLKYIEKEWGLETFLPSAVLQSMKEKNIKKALSHLVKANQNLVPPGKKLSALQAKVHYLKFLSDLRLYGGRVFKATLVQGEKHSEVTLLVGPRYGISHVINTKTNLVALLADFSHVNRIEMFTEDESNVRVELHVLDVKPITLLMESSDAMNLACLTAGYYRLLVDSRRSIFNMANKKNTGSRETGPENRGKHNLLASEWNCIPKTTTFLAEGDQETQMSFADPKQKTVDVSESLLCQKEHRHLYIENTYNSGGFDQHLAKQSDPTEAEESRNFNQPSLLSLSGLESSKKAQDSPRGAKVSFIFGDHNLDGINPQTLGYERLLDESPEVLEKQRAIYISNANDIKGLELSPDAESIQFATNSVYATINDGKIFGAAEGIEEPLLHDICYAENTDDAEDEDEVSCEEDIVVGEINRPALLSLSGSSDDIIDLTSLPPPEGDDNEDDFLLHTLNMAIAAPPPGFRDSSDEEDSQNQATQPRDNKEQASNLGNDDIPVSLIDAVPTNTEGKCEKGLDDAVVSTLQALEALAASEEQQTNDNSGVAILRAYSPESSSDSGNETNSSEMTESSELAAAQKQSENTARMFLTTSEGYQPLVEEQTEFPITKNQAGGPGMKPSQPLAGRQAAELQSKVVPSKQILHSDNMEMEPETMETKSVTDYFSKLHMGSLVYSCTSKRKNKMTDSEVKAPSDGSATVKKQQGTKKAETDEDLKAKFGTLSARDSQRLSTFNVERTAFRQRWYAADDGAADKPSPETVNGKNFPRVPVLGKTEADCKDEVDPEVDQDDTSGLSQGENFLSDMTPVSSAKDLNDTEDTDLSADDHPSKLPEAEQSVARLCEYHLAKRMSSLQSEGHFSLQSSQCSSVDAGCSTGSSTCATPVESPLCTSDVKHIISDPSMKGIAYIPADERAAILPNHGTTYKDLHQQPEAVCHRMTVPVVHSGINAEPLFGTLREGCHRIPKIKETTV